CAATGCTGATGGCTCTTTAGGAGCAGAATTATCATTAGTAGATAATGCAGAAAATGTAATAACAGCAAGTAACTATATTAGATTGAGCTATACCGCAGAAGGTGACCCAATCAATTTTATTTGGAACTTACCTAATGCTAAGCCAAACACATTGCAAAATCCAGAGGGAGATGCAGATGTAAGGTATAGTAAAGTAGGTATTCATGATTTAGAATTTATTGCCTCTAGAAGTAGACCCTTTGGAGGTGATACTATATCTATTAAAAACTTTATAAAAGTAATCCCGTCTACCGATCCTGTTATTCTAGACGCGGTCTCTGATAAAGAGGGTAAAGTTGCTTTGGAATTTAGTAGAGATATGGATGCAGCAACTGCAGCTAAAACAGACTTTTCTATTTCAATTGAAACAGCAGGTGGAGCTATAATTTCTCCACAAATTGCATCAATCACAACAGATCCTGTAGATGAAAATATTCTTTTATTGGAATTAGAAGGAGAAAGAGTGTATAATAATGATAAGGTCATGGTTTCTTATACGGCAGGCGAATTAAGCACTCTAGATGCTGTAGCGGCAACATCTTTTACAGATGAGGTACTTGTATTCAATACCGTAAATATGCTAGAGAATAGCAATTATGATTATAGTTTTGAGAATACAACCAATACCAATTGGCCTTATCTATTTTGGGGAGGAAATTGGGGTGAGTATGACTTTAGTTTATCTTCAGTACGAAGTCAAGACGGGAGTAAAAGTGCCTATGTAGAATTTAGACCTGAAGGTGGTATGGTAATTAGCCATACAGATATGCTTGGGGAAAATGCAATAGTTTCTTTGGTAGCAGGAACCACATATGAAGTAGGGGTGTGGATTTATATTGATGGCCCCTTCTTTACAGCTCCTTACCCAACCAGTGGTAACTTTGTGTCAGATTTAAGATTTTACCCTAGAAGCTATGGTTTTGAAGCAGTAACTACATTTTTTACAGAAGATTTTCCTGTGAATGAATGGGTGTACACTTCTGCCTTTATTACGCCAGGCGCAGACGAAGATGTAAATTTTGTCATTCGCGGTTATAATGTCGGCAATGGTCAAACTTTAAAATTTTATATGGATAATATCAGCGTTGCAAAAGTTGAAATTAGACCATAATAATTAGTTAGTTGAGTTTAAATTAAAGGTGTTTAGAGAAATCTAAGCGCCTTTTTCATTTTCTCTTAGACAAGGATTTAGGTTTTTGAGGGTAGTAGTGTTCTGTTAAAGTAGATATCCCTATTTTTACAGCATCAACTACTTAAAAAAGCAAAAGGTTTTTTATGGATTTTGAGATCCTTGTTGTACATTTAAAATAAAAATACACTTATGAAATATATTTTAACTTCTATTTTTTTAATGCTAACGATAGGGATACACGCACAAAGTGTTACCGGTAAATGGCAAACAATTGATGATGAAACTGGTAAGGTGAGATCTGTCGTGGAAATTTATTCAGACAATGGAAAAGTGTTTGGTAAAATTATAGAGATAACAGATAAGTCTAGGCAAGACCGTGTTTGTGAAGCTTGTACAGGCTCAAATAAGGATAAACCTATTTTGGGTATGGTTATTATCAAAGATTTAGAGAAAGATGATGACGAATGGGAAGATGGAACTATTTTGGATCCAGAATCAGGAAAAGTCTATAAATGTTATATCACTTTAGAAGAAACAAATAAATTAAAAGTACGTGGCTTTATCGGGTTTTCTTTACTAGGGAGAACACAATATTGGACTAGAGTGCAATAGCATACATTTTACAATTTTAAAAAGGCATCAAACTAAAAAGTTTGATGCCTTTTTTTATTGGCAATTTTTAGGTTACTAAATCATAAAATTTAAGGAATTAAGAGGGGAAGAATTTTTATTGAGAACTGTTTTTTTTTAGTTTAGAAACTATACTTCTGTTAGGTAGATAGGTAACAATGCTCATAATCAAATAGCTTATAATTATCATAAGCGTATTCTAGCATGTCTTTTTTTGTCAAATGTCAAAAAAAAGTAGGGTCATTTTATAGAATGAAGCGATAACAGCATACTGTTAACCTAATTTTAACAGATAAATTAAACTCAATAAAAACTAAACTAAATTATGAATAGAAGATTTTACAAGTTCTTTTTGATCATGTTATTTGTTCCATTATGGGCTATATCTCAAGAACAAATTTCAGGATTAGTTACAGATCAAGCTAGTGGAGATCCATTACCAGGAGTCAGTATTATTTTGAAGGGAACTACAAAAGGTGTTTCCACAGATTTTGACGGTAATTTTACTATTGAGGCAGCTCAAAATGATGTACTGCAGTTTTCTTATATCGGTTATACGTCTACTGAAGTTAAAGTGTCTGGTACGACTATGAATGTTTCATTAGAAACAGATACACAATTGTTGGAAGAAGTGGTGTTAATTGGTTATGGTACTGCCAAAAAAGAAGATCTGACCGGCTCAGTGGATGTATTGTCTTCAAAAGATTTTAATCAAGGCTCCGTAGTTTCTGCTGATCAATTGTTAACCGGTAAAATGGCAGGGGTACGTATTACCTCTAACGGCGGGCAACCCGATGCAGCTCCAAACATTAGAATTAGAGGAGGCTCTTCTTTATCAGCAAATAACAGTCCGTTAATCGTAATAGATGGTATTCCTGTAGATAATACAAACCCTGCGGGTGTTGGTAATCCATTATCATTGATTAACCCAAATGATATAGAAAGTTTTAGTGTCTTAAAAGATGCTTCTGCGACTGCTATTTATGGATCTAGAGCATCTAATGGTGTGATTATTATAGCTACTAAAAAAGGAACATCAGGCGATGTTAAATTCAATTTCTCATCAGACGTTTCTGTAAGCAATGTGGCTAGTACTATAGATGTAATGGATAGTAATCAATATGTGAATTTTATTAGTACCTACCATCCATCTTTTACAAATTTATTAGGAGTAGATGACCCAAGTACTACGGCAGTAGACAACCCATTAACAGCAGCTATAGAAGGCAGAATTATTGGTGACACCAATTGGCAAGATGAAATATTTAGAACAGCAATTTCTGCCAATACTAACTTTAGTGCAAGAGCTAATTTAGGAGGTAAAATACCATTTAGAGGTTC
This genomic stretch from Cellulophaga algicola DSM 14237 harbors:
- a CDS encoding carbohydrate binding domain-containing protein; translation: MKKIKLFGFAIVSLLAFYACTEEDEVKLTEASHRAIVTSEMNFENKINVGGHIDFGDISSGVVSRTWTFPEGVADVSTSSDAVVKATFSKVGVHNVTLKQTFANEAYADERTTPSGATELDTTIVVTVLGDVTAQIQANYINADGSLGAELSLVDNAENVITASNYIRLSYTAEGDPINFIWNLPNAKPNTLQNPEGDADVRYSKVGIHDLEFIASRSRPFGGDTISIKNFIKVIPSTDPVILDAVSDKEGKVALEFSRDMDAATAAKTDFSISIETAGGAIISPQIASITTDPVDENILLLELEGERVYNNDKVMVSYTAGELSTLDAVAATSFTDEVLVFNTVNMLENSNYDYSFENTTNTNWPYLFWGGNWGEYDFSLSSVRSQDGSKSAYVEFRPEGGMVISHTDMLGENAIVSLVAGTTYEVGVWIYIDGPFFTAPYPTSGNFVSDLRFYPRSYGFEAVTTFFTEDFPVNEWVYTSAFITPGADEDVNFVIRGYNVGNGQTLKFYMDNISVAKVEIRP
- a CDS encoding DUF2147 domain-containing protein, which codes for MKYILTSIFLMLTIGIHAQSVTGKWQTIDDETGKVRSVVEIYSDNGKVFGKIIEITDKSRQDRVCEACTGSNKDKPILGMVIIKDLEKDDDEWEDGTILDPESGKVYKCYITLEETNKLKVRGFIGFSLLGRTQYWTRVQ